A single window of Salvia splendens isolate huo1 chromosome 8, SspV2, whole genome shotgun sequence DNA harbors:
- the LOC121744141 gene encoding peroxisomal membrane protein PMP22-like produces MFMIYYGLVIEGRPWIHTKSKIKKEYPTVIYASWTFRPVVGWINHQYVPLQFRVIVQGIFACFWGIFLNLRAKSLGPAKP; encoded by the exons ATGTTTATGATTTACTATGGCTTAGTTATCGAGG GGAGACCGTGGATCCATACAAAATCTAAAATCAAGAAGGAATATCCAACTGTCATATATGCATCGTGGACA TTCCGGCCTGTGGTTGGATGGATAAATCATCAGTACGTTCCACTGCAGTTCCGTGTTATTGTCCAAGGCATCTTTGCTTGTTTCTG GGGAATATTTCTGAATCTAAGAGCCAAGTCTCTGGGACCTGCTAAACCTTGA
- the LOC121744080 gene encoding probable F-box protein At4g22030, producing the protein MAALSSIPSSISCVNNSISKKRIIITNASTKPTNFINMSLDMKSDDDKLTAKIPSQNDVAAIPIALQPCSHNTATAKLYAVWEAVADRVEMHANIGEQRRNWNSLLLNSINMMTLTATAMAGLSAAAAHDSALPLKASSAALFAAAAAMTAAVNKLQPSQLAEEQRNAARLFKQLHEEIQTALILRDLVTESDVANAMERVLALDRAYPLPLIGAMLEKFPAEVEGAVWWPPLKKSENGGWRGEEMREIVRVLREKDKQDYLKLGNTALKLNKMLAVLGPVFAGAAAVGSALSDSSSGVGALGVAVAVGGGALATIVNSVEHGGQVGMVVEMYSNCAGFFQNMEESIESAIGEEGVESSEDGELMEMKVSLKLGRSLSQLKDLASSRQHGTDIDEFASKLL; encoded by the coding sequence ATGGCTGCACTATCTTCAATTCCTTCATCAATCTCTTGTGTCAACAATTCCATATCAAAGAAAAGAATTATCATCACAAATGCAAGTACCAAACCCACAAACTTTATTAACATGTCTTTAGATATGAAGTCAGATGACGATAAATTAACCGCCAAAATTCCCTCCCAAAACGACGTCGCAGCAATCCCGATCGCTCTCCAGCCATGCAGCCACAACACGGCCACGGCCAAGCTCTACGCGGTGTGGGAGGCCGTGGCCGACAGGGTCGAAATGCATGCGAATATCGGGGAGCAGCGCCGCAACTGGAACTCGCTTCTGTTGAACTCCATCAACATGATGACCCTCACAGCCACCGCCATGGCCggcctctccgccgccgccgcacatgACTCCGCTCTCCCCCTGAAGGCATCCTCCGCCGCGCTGTTCGCGGCGGCCGCGGCTATGACGGCGGCGGTGAACAAGCTCCAGCCCTCGCAGCTCGCGGAAGAGCAGCGCAACGCTGCCAGACTGTTCAAGCAACTGCACGAAGAGATCCAAACCGCGCTGATCCTACGCGATCTCGTTACCGAATCGGACGTCGCAAACGCGATGGAGAGGGTTCTAGCTCTCGACAGAGCGTACCCTCTCCCCCTGATTGGCGCGATGCTGGAGAAGTTCCCCGCGGAGGTAGAGGGGGCCGTGTGGTGGCCGCCGCTGAAAAAATCAGAAAACGGAGGATGGCGCGGGGAGGAGATgagggagattgttagggttttgagGGAGAAGGATAAACAGGATTATCTCAAGCTAGGCAACACAGCTCTCAAATTGAACAAAATGTTGGCAGTTTTAGGGCCGGTGTTTGCCGGTGCGGCGGCGGTTGGATCGGCTTTGTCAGATTCGTCTTCTGGCGTTGGAGCGTTGGGTGTAGCTGTTGCGGTTGGCGGAGGAGCCTTGGCTACGATAGTGAATAGTGTGGAGCACGGGGGACAGGTGGGGATGGTGGTGGAGATGTATAGCAATTGTGCTGGATTTTTTCAGAATATGGAGGAATCTATTGAATCCGCCATTGGAGAGGAAGGAGTTGAGAGCAGTGAAGACGGCGAGTTGATGGAAATGAAGGTTTCGTTGAAGTTGGGGAGGAGTTTGTCGCAGCTCAAAGATTTGGCCTCATCTCGTCAACATGGAACTGACATTGATGAATTTGCGAGCAAATTATTATGA
- the LOC121743875 gene encoding uncharacterized protein LOC121743875, translating into MKMAMKIVFFLVTVAAFVSAISGRTMEAAFFRPHFRPYPGFFGGYRGGGFGSGGVGVGGRFVGSDGGGDDIGAPGDLAQGTPVKMALKYQSRLRMQWIWQKQFWRNPKAK; encoded by the exons atgaaaatggcAATGAAGATTGTGTTCTTCCTAGTGACTGTTGCAGCATTTGTGAGCGCCATCAGTGGCAGGACCATGGAGGCGGCGTTTTTCCGTCCCCACTTCCGCCCCTATCCGGGCTTCTTCGGTGGATATAGAGGCGGAGGATTTGGGAGTGGCGGAGTTGGTGTTGGTGGAAGATTTGTTGGCAGTGATGGTGGAGGTGACGATATTGGTGCACCTGGTGACTTGGCTCAAG GTACACCGGTGAAGATGGCTTTGAAATATCAGTCCCGTCTGAGAATGCAGTGGATCTGGCAAAAGCAATTCTGGAGAAATCCGAAGGCAAAGTGA
- the LOC121745534 gene encoding 5'-adenylylsulfate reductase 3, chloroplastic-like, with the protein MAFAVTSSASLSSSIDQPKAAHFSAFQAFDRLNSATTAVNFSRRRWSVTPLNAEPKRNDSIVSAAATVSASGLLNVEEVAGNVEEEDYVELAKELENSSPLEIMDKALEKFGNDIAIAFSGAEDVALLEYARLTGRPFRVFSLDTGRLNPETYKFFDEVEKHYGIRIEYMFPDAAEVQDLVRSKGLFSFYEDGHQECCRVRKVRPLRRALKGLRAWITGQRKDQSPGTRSEIPVVQVDPVFEGLEGGVGSLVKWNPVANAKGDNVWSFLRTMDVPVNSLHAKGYISIGCEPCTRAVLPGQHEREGRWWWEDAKAKECGLHKGNIKEENVNGGLQTNGTATHGDLFESKSVVKLSRRGIENLVKLEKRSEAWVVVVYAPWCRFCQAMEESYVELAEKLGGSGVKVAKFRGDGEEKAFAQEQLQLGSFPTVLLFPKHGSRPVKYPSEKRDVDSLLSFVNALE; encoded by the exons ATGGCATTTGCTGTCACATCTTCAGCTTCTTTATCTTCTTCAATTGACCAACCTAAAG CCGCTCATTTCAGCGCATTTCAGGCTTTCGATAGGCTCAATTCAGCAACAACGGCCGTGAATTTCTCAAGGAGGCGTTGGTCCGTGACGCCCTTGAATGCCGAACCCAAGCGGAATGACTCAATTGTATCCGCTGCTGCAACCGTGTCCGCTTCTG GTCTATTGAATGTAGAGGAGGTTGCCGGAAATGTGGAGGAAGAGGACTATGTAGAATTGGCGAAGGAGCTCGAGAATTCTTCGCCGCTCGAGATTATGGATAAGGCCCTTGAGAAATTCGGAAATGATATCGCAATTGCCTTTAG TGGTGCAGAAGATGTTGCTTTGCTCGAATATGCCCGTTTAACTGGACGGCCATTCAGGGTGTTCAGCTTGGATACGGGGAGGTTGAATCCTGAGACGTACAAATTCTTTGATGAAGTTGAGAAACACTATGGCATCCGCATTGAGTACATGTTTCCTGATGCTGCTGAAGTTCAAGATTTGGTCAGGAGCAAGGGTCTCTTCTCATTCTACGAAGACGGGCACCAGGAATGCTGCCGTGTGAGGAAGGTTAGACCCCTGAGGAGGGCCCTTAAGGGACTGCGCGCGTGGATTACAGGCCAGCGCAAGGATCAGTCCCCAGGAACCCGGTCAGAAATCCCCGTGGTCCAGGTTGATCCTGTTTTTGAAGGGCTGGAAGGTGGGGTTGGCAGCTTGGTGAAGTGGAATCCAGTGGCAAACGCCAAGGGCGACAACGTATGGAGTTTCCTCCGTACCATGGATGTTCCTGTGAATTCCCTGCATGCCAAAGGGTACATCTCAATTGGATGTGAGCCGTGCACAAGGGCGGTGCTGCCTGGCCAGCACGAGAGAGAAGGGCGGTGGTGGTGGGAGGATGCCAAGGCCAAGGAGTGCGGGCTGCATAAGGGCAACATCAAGGAGGAGAATGTGAATGGTGGTTTGCAAACTAATGGAACTGCGACCCATGGTGATCTTTTCGAGAGCAAGAGTGTGGTGAAGCTGAGCAGGCGTGGGATCGAGAATCTGGTGAAATTGGAGAAGCGGAGTGAGGCGTGGGTGGTGGTGGTGTATGCCCCGTGGTGCAGATTCTGCCAGGCGATGGAGGAGTCGTACGTGGAGTTGGCGGAGAAGCTTGGAGGTTCGGGGGTGAAGGTAGCCAAGTTCAGGGGTGATGGAGAAGAGAAAGCATTCGCGCAGGAGCAACTGCAGTTGGGGAGTTTCCCAACGGTGCTGTTATTCCCTAAACATGGTTCGCGTCCAGTAAAATATCCATCAGAGAAGAGGGATGTCGACTCCTTGCTGTCTTTTGTCAATGCCCTTGAGTAA